The following nucleotide sequence is from Zingiber officinale cultivar Zhangliang chromosome 10A, Zo_v1.1, whole genome shotgun sequence.
TTGAGAAACAACACAAAAAAAATAATTGTGGAAAATTGATCGAAAGGGGTAATCGTATCAATTccgatcgactctgaaaaatttaaaaccaataccacgaaaaatttacttgaatggtggtttcaccgattctGATACCGATTGTAAAATCGTTACTTTAGagcgggtgaatagcgctcatgactttcaTGTTCTTTTAAAATCAATCGGAGTAAAACGCTCAGCGGAATAAAGACAAAAAGAAAGACAAGCAATTGCTAAcactttgatttacttggttcagagcctgtgacgattcatactccaaggctcgcatgtgagagtgctttcgataggTAATCCACTAGTAGTTCAAAGAAAGATTACAAATATTATGTATAAGAACTACAATGATAAAATTATAaacaaaattataccgacaacttgtAAAGATATGAAGTCGTGAGCCTTCGATAATTGGAGTAGCGTTTAGGCGATGTGGAAGTTTTTTCTTAGCAGAGCGCACAAGAGCGGAAGATGCTTGGAATGTTGTAATGAAGCTGCTAGTCGAAACCTTCTTTTATAGCCCACTCCGGGCGTCTGGACCTCCCTCGGGCAAAAGTTATCCACCTCTGGGCTAAAACCTCAGACAGGGCTGGCGTGGCGTACTCTCATCGAAACTCGATCCAGCAAAAGTTATCCAccttcgggtgcccggaccatcCCCGAGTGTCTGGACAGTGACGTAGGTTCGCCAATCATCGCGCGGCAAATCAACTTTTGGCCATCCAAGCGCCTGGAGTAACTCCGGGCGCTCGAACCGCTAGGGTGCCTGGCTAGGCACCCTGCTCAGGTTGTTTGTCGATGAAGCCAATCCGGGCGCTCGAAGCAACTCTGGGTGCCTGAACCATCATTTTTGCAAACTTCTTTttctacaaaacaaggttagtccagacaataatatttaaagaataatAAGTTTTGACAGCCTTCGAACTATCCGGTTCTAACTTTGAGTTTTTTTCTAAAACTCTaagttggaccgacgcctactattccctcttcgggaagtgcaccctcacctactccccttaggAGAAATTATCTTTTGTTAGACCGATCCTCCAAACCATCTAGACTTTTTCTTAAtatccgagacttcaggacttcataCTGAACGACCGATCCATgatccgtccagtcttccacctagtatccgcgacccctaggattttcacctagagttatCGACTCTAGAATTTCACCTAAAGTCCTCAACTCGCCAAAATTTTTCCTAATCCCCCGAACCAGGACTttgttgcctaaccgcagctagaactatTTACCTATCTAACCGCAATTAGGATTTTCCATtcgcctaaccgcagctaggactttcctttgctaagatcactTAGAAGATCACTTGCGACTTTCTTACACACTTAATTCAacttattaaataataaaacaacttaacattaaatatttttatcattatcaaaatacaaattcaaccatctgattttttttcttacaccaacagaaaattaaaataatcaaaattGCAACTTTGccagaaattaattaaagtttcaaTTTTCACAAACGGATGTCATGtcttcaaaaaaaaataactaataaTTGAGTAAGACAAAGAGAGCGTttggtttcatttttattttttttaaaacgtgTGTTATTCTTACAAACCAAACATACCATCCCCTCCCTTTCTACAATTCTAATTGTGCATTGCATGCTCAGCTCGATCAGATGCCAAATTTGTACTTAGTCAACCACTGTCTGCACATGTCAACAACTGGCAATGCATTTGCAACTGATGCCTGATGGGCAACATATTCGACATCGGCAATACTTCCACTTCTTGATGCTATCTGGAAGGCACTCTTTAGGCGACCACAAACAACGCAGGCCAACACTTTCCTGTGGCTGCTAATTAGCATGTCTATGAGACGATCCGGCCGCTCTCTGTGCTTGTTAGCATATACATTAATGGCAGTGCCAAGAACCTGGTCCCAATCGTCGTCATCTATGGTACCCTTTATGTTCTTGAAAAGCTCTGTTAGCTGACCACCTTTCTTTCTCTCGGCAAGAGATGCTGCCACACCAGCATAAATGTCCACGGCAGGGAGTTCAAATTCATAAATAACCCGAAAAGCCAAGTCAAAATGCTTTTCGGCAAGGGCCTCAGCTACACGGCATCTTCTCTTGAAGGTTTCAGGTTCACTTGGATTTCCAAAAAGGGAATGCTTCCACTGGGGACCATCTGAATCATTGAGGGACTTTACTACATCTATCTGGATAGATACACTGGCTGAGAATTTTACAACCCCCTCGACACTCAATTTTTCCGAGGCACTTTTTCCCCTAATAGACTTGGACAATAATCTGGAGGTCTCACTTGATGCTCTATGTCGGGCTGATAATCCTTCATCGAAATGAATCTTTGCACGCTCCAAATGCTTTATTGCCTCTTCCTGTGAAAAAGAGTTGATGCACAATTGAATACAGCATAGACCAGCAGCAATATGGTCACCCTGGATAACCAGAAACTTGTAGAGACAATTAAAATGCCGATGTGTTTCACAATAGCTGCATATTCTAGTGAGTGCAGCAGCCATGTACTGGCTCAATGTCGCATCTTCTGGCGACACAGATGATCTTTCTAAGACAATATTATGTAAAACATCCATAGCTCCATAACCAACGCACAATTCACATAAATCATCAATGGTTCCATAGTCAGTTGCCAAAGGATCAGCTCTTTGAGGAGATGAGGCAGGAGATGGTGCTGGATATTGTGAAGATTGAGAAAGAGGTGAAGAATTTGGTGGAAAGAACAGCAGACAAGCATCTAAGTAGCGACCATGCTTGAACATAAATGCTAGAGTTTCTTGACGAGCATATTCTTGTAGATAGTACATGCACTCAGCATACCTAATGCTGTCCAGGTTACTGCAAGGTCCATCTTCAAAATTGGAAGGGAAAAAAGATAGGCGGCCATTAGACAATTCTTGAGAACGGGGAAATGTCGATGGCATGTGTAAAATATTGAGGTATGAATCTGCAGAAAGAGAATCATCCAAGATTGTTGATGCACTTTTTGCCAAGTGTTCATACATAGACCGACTAGATGGAACATCAACAGGAGGACCTCCTTCTACAATATTGATGATCCCAAGGATAACAGAAGAAGGATCACCCTTATGCAGTTGAATAGCTTGCTTGAACTTCACACGAGCTTCAGAATAGTGTTCCATCCTAATCAAGGCATGACCCCAAGCATTCCATACAGGCAAAGCATCAATCTTACACTTTCTACACGTATATACTGCCATGCTGTATCGTTCATTTAGGATTAATCTGTCACGGAGGCAGGCTGAAGATTCTTTATCAGCAATATCATCAATAGAAGCAACTATTCCAGATCCAAGAAGGCTCTGAAGAACTTCTGCATGCCCTAACCAGGTATGTGCTTGTGCAAGAAGTTCAGAAAGGTCATCGGGGTACTGGCTACCACTACTTGAGCTGCTAGTTTCTGTAGATGAATCATCTACGTCCCTGTATTTATCATAGTTATTTGGATATTCACTTGATGCAGCAAGTTTTTTCAACAAGCTTTTTGCATAACCCAAGGCCTGCGCATAAGTTtctgttgcatgatatgctttaCTTATAGTTTCCATAGAAGCATTCAAAGGCAGATTTTGGGCGCTCAAAATATCTTTCATCTGAGCAACACACAATTGCAGGGCCCCTCTGGAAGAGGTCATATCATTAGAGCACAGAGAAAGCAATGCTTTAAAAAGTGTAAAATCAGGAGAAGTTTCATATCTATGAGAGGTGCGAACAGCATTATCCTTATTTTGATCACCTGTGAGAACCCATTCTTCAGCAATGGAAACAAATGGAAGCCTTTCTTGGCCATCTGCAGAGAATGATGTGGGTCGCTCCTCTTCAATACCAGGGATTCCCTCCCCAGCAACTGTGTCAGAATGCATAAACCCTGAAATCTTTCTTTTACGATGAGCatctttttgaaaaaccttgggtGAGGAATCCCAAGTGGCCCATGAAAAAGCCCAGCGAGCCTCTCTTTGCCAATTACCAATACTGCTTGCAATGTTTGGCCTTGATGGTGTGCCAATCTTAACTTTATGCTTCAATCTAGACCCAGAAATGGAGATACGAGGTTCCCTAGGAGCAGCGCTAACATTAATAGTGATTGCTTTAGCAGCATATGTAAGTATTAGATTGTCATCCCTCAATGAAGGAaattcttttagtataagtgaagCTGACTGCAGCTGTTTCATCATCAACAGAACTTCCAGAATCAGATGAGGATGTTCATGCAAAGATGAACATCGTTGCTGGGTTGGCAATGGCAGTAAGGACAAAACACGAAGACCTAGTGCCCACAAGTTAAGTTTGGCAACTTCAACATCTGAAAGATTTCCAACTCTTCGCTTTAGAAAAAAGTGCACGAGAAGTTGTTTAGAGCGTAAGTCGGGTAAAAGCTGCATAGCTTCAATAGCAACAGGTAGGGCATCATCTGAGTCATGCAAGGACGACAGAAACCGTGAAGCCTGTGCTGGCCCCCCACCACTAAGGGGGTCTGTGGTTAATAGCTTTACTAATTGCCGGCCTTGCAATTCTCTACGCAACTCAATTGGCAGAGATGCACTTTCAGCGACTTCCAAAGCAGCAGAAACAGCCCCTTTACCAGCCAACCTTAATGCTAATCCTTCAGGATCTTCCTTACAATCAACCTCTACTTGTTGCCATCTGGTATAATGATCATCAGCACTTAAGATGTGATGGTATCTCTGCAAAGATTGTCTCATATGCAGTACCTCACTCCGAATTGGTTCATGTTGAGGTAAGTGGCAAATACACATAGTGAGAACATCAATTGCAGGATCTAGATCCCACCGATGTACGTATTTTAATGCAAGCCTTGCTGCAAGCAGTTTGTCCTTGAGCCGCAAGCAATACTGCCAACTGGTGCTACCAAAATTTGGCATCACATAGCCATGAGGCTGTGGGAGAACCAGATTACTTGCTTCCTCTTGTTCAATCAACAACTGGAGTAAATAGTCAGATGCTCCATCACGTAAACATCGATCAGATAGTGCAAGAGCATCCAGCAGTTTCCCTTCATCAATCAATCTTTCAACAGCTTTTCCATAAGGCCCTTCATTCTCCCAGTCAAATGAAACATAGCTTGCAGGATCAACCCCAAAATCATCAAGCATTGCAGAACGGTGTGCACATTTAGCAATTGTATTATGGGTAGTGAACTCAGAAAAAGATGGACTATTATGCCCACCAATGACCATCTCTTCTACTTCTGATTCAGTGTCACTCTCAGGTTCACAAACTCGTTTCCTTGAAGCTTTGCCGTTAGGTATAGCTGCAACATTGTTGTCACTTTTagatgttattgttgttgttgagaTTTTATGAAGGTTTGATTGCTGCTGTATCCAGCGTTTGAGTGTCGGAAACCTCTCTGACTGATCAAGAGCAAACTCATAGAATAACCTCTCAGTATCAGGTCCTTGTAAAAATTGGCCTTTGGAATGTATGGAAGAATCAGATGATTCATTTCTGCTAGATAATATGGTACTACCAAATACACATGCCAGAACTGCCCTTACTGGTGAGAGCTTCGCAAGATGCTTTACTAAACTCAACTGGAGGGGATAGAGAGGTTTTCCATGTTTTTCTAGTGAACCAGAAGTGCTAGCTTTGAGGGAGATCTTTCGACCCATACTCATTCCAGAAAGAGTAGGTAGGATAGGAATGCAAGCCCAGCCATGACCAGAACGTGGAGGAAAAACTGGTGGCACACAAGCCAATATAACCTCGTGCACAAAATCCACACCCATAATATCAGCTATCTTTCCAGCAGCATCAGTACTCCCACGATCAAAGACAAGACGAGTAAGAAGATCTTTGGGCAACTCATATATGagtgaaaaaaaattgaaatcatGAGTTGTGTCAACTCCATCAACTATGTCACCGATTGTAGCAATATAGATTATAAAGGATGAAAGATAAGTAGATGGCTTGGATGTTACAGGACCAAAAAGCCTTTTTCCGGTGTCTTTCAATTCATAAGTAATCTCAGAAATACTTTCAGTGCTTGATGGATTCAATGAGGATGATTTTGGAGCTCTCAAGCCAAGTCCAACAATTGTGCCCTTGTTAGAGTGAGCCATTTTGATGGAATTTGAACCTTCTTCATTATTATTGTTATTCTCTGTTTCTTCGACAGCAAGAGCTTTTGAAAGATTATGGAGCTTACCACTTAAGAATTGCCTCTTTCCTTGATGAGCATCGTCAATCATCTGATGTAAGATAACAATggctctttgcctttttccttTCTTGCTAGGCTCATTTACAGGAAATATCATTCTCTCTTCAGAAAGTATTTCTTGGAGGGTCAAAGACTTCTCTTGCTCCAACAGATCATACAGATGTTGAAGGATGTGCCTTGTTACTGATATAGTGGCAACTTCTTGTATCTGCTCCCAATAAGAAGGACCTGGCTTTGGCGAGCTTCCAGGAAAGATCACAGCTAGCACACTCATAGCCTGGTCGAGAAGTAACTTGCACATATCTACAGACTTTGCAGAAGTTGCTGAAACATCAATGCAAAGAAGAATCGCAGCTAAAGAACCTAGCTGGCTTTGTAATGATGAAAGGTCCAATTTCTGTAGTGCATTTGCTCTTCCCTCTGCAACATGAGATACTGCATTCTCAATTGATGCTCTTCTAAAAGAAGCAGCAACCCATTCTGAGAGTTCAAGAACAGCTTTATCTTCAGGAGGCAGGGAGAATCGTCGCACAGCCTCTTCCCCTATATCATATTTTGCCCTTTGCATGCAAAGATTTAATAATTTGGAAGGAGCAGCACGAAAAATAACTAATGCCTCTTTCCAAGTCCATTGGAATTCAGATACGGGTAGAAGATGATCCAAAATAGTTAAACGCCATTCCCAATCTTCAATAAACTTAGAAGATTTAGCAGTCCTCCATTCCAGAACTTGTTTTGCTGCAATTTCCACAGAACTGTCCAACATATTTCCTACTTCATTGATTGTTGAAGGCAGATTTCGCCGCAATATATCTAGTAGTAATCCCATAAAAGAgattatgtttttattttcttcatcaaaggatGATTTCTTGACAGTATTTTGCGGAAGTTCAGAATAACTTTCAACCAAGGTAGCATCTGTGATGTTGATGGACATTTCATCCAAATAGAGCAGAGATATTATAATGCTAACCATAAAGATTCTGCGAGAAATGTTTCTTATGGCCTCCATGTGTGTTTG
It contains:
- the LOC122026741 gene encoding uncharacterized protein LOC122026741, with product MDPARENEIAMLTRVVGNHLALGQFEALRASLLSLRKRNPELAHQILCAIISEGGRVEGVLWSESCPSPSHLAWLSLLELSAFGNSAASIGGVDPEVFRLNVEFLLLIQHACSKASNADLGKNAETSDASESAVQLLNDILNIGLRLLWSGIGYVSDTLGPVSLITKGMLKGLWKFFLDYPKLFDAICSNIHRQLEILLPAGTADDLNVLSNMRQSVQMAHLDSLTKCTMADDLEGAFSNLQFLHLEYGVEEEQYKLALQSLVKKAFLQSAYYEKSWLDSRSRMFVMYTAAISTKCIRLVQIIQAIQDEMVSAEIEFNKISDANVIPLPITKYLETLPRENIDALDGKNFSSEAMKCCMRDLYHYARISGKHILECIMDTALSAIKREQLEVASHVLSLFPLLQPLVAVLGWDLLSGKTTLRRRLMQLLWTSKSQVLRLEQFSLYKKQSDEILCVEYLCDVLCFHMDIAHFVACVNSGLSWNSKNSLLFSQKDKIRNEHENEVLDPFVENMILERLAVQSPMKVLFDAVPGIKFQEAFDILNMQPIASTSAAWKRMQDIELVHMLYVLESAVFALGTMERCINNDMNSQLHVAMSYLKNIQTHMEAIRNISRRIFMVSIIISLLYLDEMSINITDATLVESYSELPQNTVKKSSFDEENKNIISFMGLLLDILRRNLPSTINEVGNMLDSSVEIAAKQVLEWRTAKSSKFIEDWEWRLTILDHLLPVSEFQWTWKEALVIFRAAPSKLLNLCMQRAKYDIGEEAVRRFSLPPEDKAVLELSEWVAASFRRASIENAVSHVAEGRANALQKLDLSSLQSQLGSLAAILLCIDVSATSAKSVDMCKLLLDQAMSVLAVIFPGSSPKPGPSYWEQIQEVATISVTRHILQHLYDLLEQEKSLTLQEILSEERMIFPVNEPSKKGKRQRAIVILHQMIDDAHQGKRQFLSGKLHNLSKALAVEETENNNNNEEGSNSIKMAHSNKGTIVGLGLRAPKSSSLNPSSTESISEITYELKDTGKRLFGPVTSKPSTYLSSFIIYIATIGDIVDGVDTTHDFNFFSLIYELPKDLLTRLVFDRGSTDAAGKIADIMGVDFVHEVILACVPPVFPPRSGHGWACIPILPTLSGMSMGRKISLKASTSGSLEKHGKPLYPLQLSLVKHLAKLSPVRAVLACVFGSTILSSRNESSDSSIHSKGQFLQGPDTERLFYEFALDQSERFPTLKRWIQQQSNLHKISTTTITSKSDNNVAAIPNGKASRKRVCEPESDTESEVEEMVIGGHNSPSFSEFTTHNTIAKCAHRSAMLDDFGVDPASYVSFDWENEGPYGKAVERLIDEGKLLDALALSDRCLRDGASDYLLQLLIEQEEASNLVLPQPHGYVMPNFGSTSWQYCLRLKDKLLAARLALKYVHRWDLDPAIDVLTMCICHLPQHEPIRSEVLHMRQSLQRYHHILSADDHYTRWQQVEVDCKEDPEGLALRLAGKGAVSAALEVAESASLPIELRRELQGRQLVKLLTTDPLSGGGPAQASRFLSSLHDSDDALPVAIEAMQLLPDLRSKQLLVHFFLKRRVGNLSDVEVAKLNLWALGLRVLSLLPLPTQQRCSSLHEHPHLILEVLLMMKQLQSASLILKEFPSLRDDNLILTYAAKAITINVSAAPREPRISISGSRLKHKVKIGTPSRPNIASSIGNWQREARWAFSWATWDSSPKVFQKDAHRKRKISGFMHSDTVAGEGIPGIEEERPTSFSADGQERLPFVSIAEEWVLTGDQNKDNAVRTSHRYETSPDFTLFKALLSLCSNDMTSSRGALQLCVAQMKDILSAQNLPLNASMETISKAYHATETYAQALGYAKSLLKKLAASSEYPNNYDKYRDVDDSSTETSSSSSGSQYPDDLSELLAQAHTWLGHAEVLQSLLGSGIVASIDDIADKESSACLRDRLILNERYSMAVYTCRKCKIDALPVWNAWGHALIRMEHYSEARVKFKQAIQLHKGDPSSVILGIINIVEGGPPVDVPSSRSMYEHLAKSASTILDDSLSADSYLNILHMPSTFPRSQELSNGRLSFFPSNFEDGPCSNLDSIRYAECMYYLQEYARQETLAFMFKHGRYLDACLLFFPPNSSPLSQSSQYPAPSPASSPQRADPLATDYGTIDDLCELCVGYGAMDVLHNIVLERSSVSPEDATLSQYMAAALTRICSYCETHRHFNCLYKFLVIQGDHIAAGLCCIQLCINSFSQEEAIKHLERAKIHFDEGLSARHRASSETSRLLSKSIRGKSASEKLSVEGVVKFSASVSIQIDVVKSLNDSDGPQWKHSLFGNPSEPETFKRRCRVAEALAEKHFDLAFRVIYEFELPAVDIYAGVAASLAERKKGGQLTELFKNIKGTIDDDDWDQVLGTAINVYANKHRERPDRLIDMLISSHRKVLACVVCGRLKSAFQIASRSGSIADVEYVAHQASVANALPVVDMCRQWLTKYKFGI